The Arvicola amphibius chromosome 6, mArvAmp1.2, whole genome shotgun sequence DNA window TGCAGTCCCCAGAGGGTGTCGACGTTCAGGGCTCTAGAAAAAAGCTACCTCATTGGGACTCAGTTTATATATACAATGAAGGAGGTCGATTGTGCTCTTTGCCTTTGACAGTTCAGTTTGGAGAAAGAGGGTGGGAGATAGGGGAAATGCTCAGAACGCCTTTTGTCCTATGAAGGGGTGGCCAACCAACAGGCAGTCTGCACCCTGAGGAGCATCTGACCCCTGGGATGGAAGGTGGTCACCTGTGAGAACGTTATGAAACTCCCATGTGACATTTCCTGACAGGCTGCCTTGGTTCTGAAAATGGTCAGCAAAGTGGAGGGCAGGCTGTGCAAGGACCCCAGATAGCAAACCTAGGGGCTTCTAAAGGCGGCGTGCATGCGGATGGGGGAGTGCTGGGGTGCAGCTTTCAGTGAAGCGGCAAGGTAGGAGCTCACCATTGCAGCCCAGACGACTGACAGAGCCGATCCGGTCTATCTTCTGCCCAAAGCAGCCCGAATTATGCATCTTCTTGGTGTTTCGAAGTCTCTGCAGGTCCTGGAGGGTGCTGTCTTGCGATCCAAGGgtgcttttgggggggggttttgTGGGATCGCGGTCCTTCAGGAGCTGTCCCTGGGCCACCTCCTGTGCCTTTTCCCTCAGCAGGTTCAGCAGCATCTGTGATGAGATGGGGAACCCATGCCTCAGAAACACACCTGGCTTTCCCACTCCTCCATGGTACCCACGGGTTAAGGGTCCTGTTACCCAATCTTGCTGCTTCTGAGCTTCACAAGTCTAGCTCCCAAAGGACAGGAGGCCTCTTCGTTGCTGCTGCTCAAACCCTCTGGGCCGACCCTACCTGTCTATGCAGATACTCAGTGCTCACCTGCATTTTGACTCGTTCAGGAGACTGGCTAGGACTGCCCAGAGGGTGAGAGCGACCTCCTAGCGGTGACAGATAAAGAAAAAGCAGGAACAGAACCATTCTGGACAGCCCCTTCTGGAGATCCATGCCGCAGAACTGACAGGCCAGGCTGCTGCAGAAGtggcttgttctctctctcttgtcccaCCTGCTCAAGCAGATTGTATTCTGGTTTCTTCAGCTGCGAGTGGCTCTGCCTTTTATCCCCGGGGTTGGGTGTCCGGCCAGCCCTCTCacggagtgggggtggggttatCTCTGATTTATCAGCCACATTCCTGCCTGCTGAACTCAGGGCCTGAGAATTCCCCCCTCTGTGCCTGTGTGGAGTATTCGTAGTGGGTGGAGGCTGAGGAGAGCGGGCCTTGTATAGAAATGGGCCGGGCTAGGGTGGGAGTGTGCGGGGGACACTAGCACATCCCTGTTTTCctgctccctcctttcctgcAACAATCTGAGGGCCTTTTACAGCCATCCTGCCCCACCCCTATTGGAAATGGCAGGGAGAGCCCCAGCTTCCCCAGCCTGCGGCGAGTGTGGGGCTTATGGGTGACTCATTGAATACACTCCCAGACAACACCCACCATCACCAGCCTTCCGGGGAGAGTGTCCTCAGAACCTGCCCTGCCTGGCTTCCAGGCTGGACGGCTGGACTGCACTGCTTCTGCACCCTGGTAGCTGTCCTTGGTTCTGATCGCCGCGAGTGAGCTGCACACATGCTCTTTCTCTCCTCATTGGGGCCAGAAGGATCTACGTGAGGCAGCTCACACACTGCTCTGATAGATACCCTGCCTCGCTTTCTGATACCCCCCGCCCCCAAACTCCGGTGAAGCTTTCTGGTCAAGGATGCTCACTCTCCAGCATCAACTGACTAAAAACTGAGACGTGACAAGAAACTTCTGGAATTCCGGCCCTCTTTCCACCCTTAATGAGGAGAACTGATTAGGATAGAATTTTGAGAGCCTGGCCCAGAGATGAGGTCATGTAGAAATGCCTTCTGGGGCATCTCCAGATGCCAAAGTCTCCTCCCCCACCATGAGTGGAAGAGAAAGGGTGCCTAGACACTAGAGGTGTGGGAAGGGCCTCTCCCCAGTGTTCTTATCTGATCACCCACGAGTGACGATTCCCTAACTCACCAGCCTCCCACCTCAGATGAGAAATGAGATTCCGAGGAACGGAGGCCCTGGGTCTACACCTTCCAAGTGTGTGTGACCAATGTCACTACCCCTTCTGCAGAATCTGTGTCAACCTTTGTCAGGGtggtgaaggaggaagaagatcagGAATGACGGTGGGGAAaggggaggcagagctggggaaagTGAATAGTTGGAAGCTCATGACTTGCCatgaggtggtggcacatgcctttaattccagcactcaggaggcagaggcaggtggatctctatgaattcaaagtcagcctggtctacagagtgagtgctaggacagccagggctacacaaagagaccctgtcctgaaaaacagaacaagcaaAAAAGAAGCTCATGACTCCAAAACCAGTAACATTTGGAGTAAACTACCAGGTTCTTCTACAGGCTTGGGCTGGAGTCTGGGCCTTGGAGGAAGTTTGCAGGAGCTCTTGCATTCTGACCCTAGGGAAACAGCCACCTAGAGCTGCTTTTGAGGGGCAGAGACTCCCCTCAGACCCAGTCTCAGCCCAGGCCTTCTCCTTGTACGCGATCTTGTATTTTCATGAGTTGAAGCCTTTAACCACAAGGCATCCCCTGCTACTGTCCCAGTGCAGAGCACTGGGTCCCACACCTTTCTCACACACTTTGCCTCTGAGAAACAATTAGCCCACCTCCCCCAAATCCAGCTTCATTAAGTTCCCAGGACACAGGCAGAATGAAGCCAGAGTCTTAGCTAAAATATCATACAAATGGCCTCCAGCCAAGTTCCTAATAGAGCCCAGGGTCCCCTCTGAGATGGCTCCTCCTGTCATTTCAGTCAGCGTTCTTGTCAGCCAGTTTGTGCCATGACAGGGAAGTCATGGCGGCATGTAGTGGCGTTtcaactatattttaataaataaagactgcctgaagatctgagagtaaagcagtcccactggtcagccttacagaccagattttggtaacacacacctttaatctcagtagcacaatgacacacacctttaatctcagtagccacactagttgccatagaaactgggcagtgcatgcctttaatgatggcggtgcacacctttaatcccagccctagagagtagtataagatgggaggagacagctctcaaacacagtctcattctgagattcctggaggcagaatcgccatttcagactgaagtcgaggtaagagccagtggttggctgttttgcttttcagatcttcaggccctgagtttttattaatcatgtttcatgccgggcggtggtggcgcacgcctttaatcccagcactcgggaggcagaggcaggcggatttctgtgagttcgagaccagcctggtctacaagagctagctccaggacaggctctaaagctgcagagaaaccctgtctcgaaaaaccaaaaaaaaaatcatgtttcatTTAATCATGCTTCAGTGGCAGGTGCTTGAAGCATCTGGCCACATCACACCCACaaccaggaagaagagaacagtgaattcatgtgttctctctccacttacacagtccaggatcGCATCCATGGGattgtgccacccacagtgggtagtGTCTTCTCACTTCAGTTAACACAGTAAAAtactccccagggctggagaggtggctggggTGGtttggagcactggctgctcttccagaggacccaggttcggtttccagcacccacatggtggctcacaactacttataactccagctccaggggatttggcaCCTCTTTTAGCCcccatttattttgttgttgctggtttgagacaaggtctgattGTGAGTCCTTAgtggacctggaactcactttgtagacaaggatgacctttaactcacagagatctacctgtctctgctcccagagTGCTGTCTTTAAAGGAGTATATGAAACaggttagcccaggctggcctaacatttcagatcttcctgtttccacttctCAAGCATCAGGGTCGCAGGTGCACACCACGAGGCCTGTGTTATGCTGGCTGGAGATTGGTCGCAGGGCTTCCAGCATCCTAGGCAGGCACTGTACCTTGAGCTCTGTTCAGGAGGCATACTCCCACTCTTCAGTTGCTTGGATGATTGTCTTCTACATAAAAAGTCACCCAGAGCATGGTGGCTTATGGTGCCAATCTTCCAAGTGTATCCCCCAGCCATGGTGTTTGGTCTGCCTctgcacatttaaaaacaaatctccGTGGGAAGGCCAGGAGAACAGTTCCCTGTCAGTGTGCTTGTGTAGCTGGTGTGCGATCCTGCGTTTGGCACTCTGGCAGGGCCTGTAGTTCAGTTAATAGAGTGTTTGCCcgtatgctaagcaagcactctgccaactgagccacatccttgaGCCACCCTTCCCACTTTTGAGCTTCAGTGGCCCTCATGACTGCCCCTGAGACCATTCTCTCATTGCCCCGGGACAGAGTAGCTGAGCTGTCCCTCTACATGGAAACGATGAAAGGGTTTCAGAGAATGGAAATGGGACAAGAAGGAGCCAAGGCAGTCACATGACCCTGCTAGGGAAGTCACATGACCCTGCTAGCGACTTATTTTAGGATGTCCGTTTGGCTTGTCACATACCCTTAGCTACTATCTCTGTGCTGGGCGCTAGGACGTACCAGCCCTAAGCATA harbors:
- the Nppb gene encoding natriuretic peptides B — encoded protein: MDLQKGLSRMVLFLLFLYLSPLGGRSHPLGSPSQSPERVKMQMLLNLLREKAQEVAQGQLLKDRDPTKPPPKSTLGSQDSTLQDLQRLRNTKKMHNSGCFGQKIDRIGSVSRLGCNGDHLPSQGSDAPQGADCLLVGHPFIGQKAF